CTACGAACTCATTATCAGCCGACATCATCGCGCCAGTTTCGTGATCACCAGCAACCGGGCGGTAGAGGAATGGTTAAGCCTGTTCGATGACCCCATCCTGGGCAACAGCGCGCTGGACCGCCTGGCCAATGCCAGTTACCAGATCGTCGTCGAAGGCACCAGCTACCGCCAGAGGCTGTCGCCCCATCGAAGGGAGGTGCTGACACCATGACCTGACCATGATACAATCCCTTCATCACCCGGGTGGCCCAATGTTCGTGGCGACGGGTGGTCTATAGTTCCTGGCGATTGACATTGGGCCGGTGAACCAAATAAACATGTCCCCTGACCTCCTTGACATCGCACACGCACCTCGTTTGAGGGAGCGCTTACCTGAAAATGGCCGACCACAGCAGATTGGCATCCGCGACTGACTACATTATAGACGCATTCCCGAATTCTGTCAAGAGAACTAAGACACTTAATAGTCAATATGCGAGTATATTCGACAATTGCATGATTATTGTATTGATGGACAACTTAATTGCTTTCCAATAGTGAAGTGGCACGGGACACACAAGGGCCGTCCATACGAGAAGTCAACATCATCCGAAGGATTCCCAAACGAACCTGTGTAGACCGTCAGCGATAATTGGCCACGAAACACGAAAAGGGAAGAGAAACCGAACACGTTGTCTTCGGATCCAAAAGTGGCTCATCTCGGCGATTGACAACACGCCAAACCTAGCAGGGTGCTGAAAAAGGGACTGTAAAGCGCTTATTTTTCGGTCTATCCCGCTGTCTTTCGGTAATTCATCGATTTTTTGTGGCTGTTGAGTGGATTTGAGAGGGCCTCAACGGCCCTTTTTCGGCTCAATGGGCAGAGTTATCCCCCGGCAGAAGCCACCGGAGCAAGTTTGGCTATTCGTAACAGGTTGTAAGCCGCAGCAGTGAACTCCCACCAGAGTTGGTTGCGCTGCACCCCTTTGTATCTGAGCTTGCGACCTCCGCCGACGGTCTTGACCCAGCCGAATATCTCCTCAACACGTTTGCGTATCCGCTGACTTATCAGATATCCGGCATGACGGGTAGTGCGCCCATCCACTATCGAAGTCTGACGTCGAGATACATGAGGGGTAATGTTCATCTCCCGGCATTTGGTAACGAAATCGGCCGTATCATAGTTCTTGTCCGCTCCCACCGTCACCCTGCGTGACTGGCCTGCTTTATCCAGCATCTCTATTGCAGCTTCCCGTTCTGCTGTGCCAGTGGCCTGAGTCATGGTCACATCAACCACCAGACCGTTACGATTCTCCATCAATACATGACCGGCAAAACATAGCCTGGCTTCCTTCCCTTTCCCCTTTTTGGCCAGACTGTTGTCAATCAGCGGTGTTATTACATCATTCCGAATGTATGTTCGCTGAAAGTGCTGCCCTCATTAGTAGTTCACATCCCTTGTCGGCAGTTGAAATAGATCCGAACCTGCTTCCAGAAGGAAATCCTTCTGACATGGTTGATTTTGCGACTTGTCGTTGTTCTACAATTATGTCAGCGAGTAATTGATCAGGGAAAATGTCAGTCATGGAAGGACTGACATTGACGCAGAAAGAACAAGGAAGATTGCAGACACTCAATCTGGTATTGGAGGGGTGGATGGGGGTGGGGGAGGCGGCCTACGTCTTGGGATTAAGTGAACGTCATACATGGAGGATACTTGCGGAATACCGAAGGGTGGGGGCGATGGCGCTGAGCCACGGGAATCGGGGGCGTCGGCCGAGTAACGCCACTTCTCCGGTTGTGCAATCCAAGATTGTAGCTCTGGCGCGTGAACGCTATCAGGGAGTAAACCACACGCATTTGACAGAGCTTCTGGAAGAGCGAGAGGGCCTGGTGTTATCCCGTTCTACGGTAAGGCGATTGCTGGTGGAGGCCGGATTGTCCAGCCCTCGGCAACGTCGAACTGGACGCCATCGCTGTCGGCGTGCGCGGATGCCCCAAGAAGGGATGCTCCTGCAGGTGGACGGCAGTCACCACCGCTGGCTGGAAGATCGAGGCCCGGAGTTCACCCTGCTTGTGGCGGTAGATGATGCCACCGGAACCGTTCCCTACGCGCTGTTCCAGGATGAGGAGGACACAGCGGGTTATTTTCGTCTGATGACGGGTGTCATCCAGCGGTGCGGCATTCCATTGGCACTATACAGTGATCGTCACATTGTGTTTCGCCGCCCTTGTCCTGCCGATGATATGCCGGAATCGTCCCATGCCAACAACCGCAAGCCAACCCAGTTCGGCCGCGCCATGCAGGAACTGGGTATCACGCAGGTGTTTGCCCGGAGCCCTGAGGCAAAAGGACGAGTGGAGCGGACCAATGGTACCTTTCAGGACCGATTGGTGACTGAACTGCGCCTGGCTGGTGCAAACACACTGGTTGAGGCCAACAGCGTTCTCCAATCATTCCTGCCTCGCTATAATAGCCGTTTCGGTGTCCCCGCAGCTCAGGCGCAGCCAGCCTATCGCCCGGTAGACCCAGGTCTGGACATCGATGGAGTGCTCTGTATCAAGGAACAGCGAAGGGTGGCGAGGGATAACACCGTGCAGTATCACGGGCAAAACCTTCAACTCTTTCCCGGGGCTGACCGTCCCAGTTACGCCGGGAGCCTAGTCGAAGTGCAGGAACGCTTGGAGGGGCGCCTGATGGTGTCCTGTAAGGGAGAGATTCTTACCCCGCAGGAAGCGCCTCCTCTTGCCTCACAACTACGTGCTTCGATTGATGCCTACTACGCCAATGGGGGTTGGGCCAAACTGGCGGAGGATCTGCTGCACGACCCGAACCCGCCGAAGCGCTTTCAGCCCAGTAAGAAGCATGTCGGCCGGGGTTGGGAGCCGTCCTGGTACGACAACGAAGATAGAAAGCGCACGCATAGAGAGCTGGTTCAGGCAGGAATGGAACGGGCGCGGCTTCAGGGTAAGCATATTGGAAGACCAAGAGTGATCGACCAGGAAGGATTCTTGCAGCGCCTACAGACGACGGTGAATCGTATCGCCGAGGGCGTCATTTCCCGGCGACAAGCGGCCCGGGAATTGGGCATCGGCTATGCTACCCTTAAACGCCTGCTCGACGCCAATTTCGACTCGCTGCAGGAAAAGCAGGACCAAGATGATGGACAGCATTCTATGACCGCTCAATCTGCACCTGAGGAGACTCCTAATGGTATACCCGTGACTTTACTGACAAAATCGCTAAACACATAACCCTGACATTTTCCCTGGACAACGACAGCGACTTCTGCAGCTACGACAGATGGCGTTCCCTTTTTGGCACTGCGGACAAAGTCGACATGCGGCTACCTGTTGTTCCCACATTTGTGTCAGCTAACAGCTGCGTCTGCCTCTTGAATGATGGTCACCCATTGAGACCTCCTCCGGCCAAGATCATGGAGATCCACGAGTAACAGTGGTGGCAGCATACCTTCCGGGTTCATTCTGGCTTGGTTGAGGTCACTCGGCGAACAACCCTGCATCTGACCCACACCGAGGGAATTTCGATCTCAAAATTCTGGCTTTCTGGGTATTTCAAGCCGGGTGGCGTCCTGGATACTTGGCTGGGTACTTTGCCCAGGTTTCATTGGACATTCCTTGATGACCTTCCAGGTCTAATGATGTTGACCCAAACCCGAGTCAAGAAAATGCAACGATAAAATTCACAGACTTCAACTGAAGTGTCTCACTCAGAGGTCGTCAGAGGAAGGTCAAGGTCTGATTTCTGGGATACATCGTCCAGTTGTCCTCTTGCTCAACACTGAGCATTCCGGGTGCTATTGAAACTATATCTTCTGACTCTAACCACCAAAGGACACGGATTCGGTGCGTCACGGGAGTTGATTATGGGAAAGGTGACGGCCGATCAGGATGAGTCGTGATCGCAATTATACATGGGCTCATTATAGTTGGCCGAATCTTGTTAGAAAACGAGAAAAAGCCGTAATAGACCCGTGTTATCTGACGACGGCGTATGACTCCGTCTGATCAGCCAGGATTGTCGGAGGATTTATCTGAGCCCCGACTTGTGGAACCAGGGCCTCAGAGAGCTTGTCAATGCCACCTGATTATTACGCTAAAGTGTTCGGTTCAAAAAGTGTCGCATTTCGCTGGTTGCCAACAAGATTTCCACATTAAGTTTCTTTACTAGATTACCTTATTTGGGTTCATAATGCGTTTTGGATCGAAGACATTTTCAATACCTTTCATGAGTTCAATTTGTTTTTCACCTAGCAAACGAACCATGTATTCTTTTTTCGCATATCCGATACCATGTTCACCAGAAACAAGTCCGCCGAATTCAAAGGCTTTATTGTACATTAAATCGAAGCCTTGTTTTACTTTATCGTGCCAAGTATTTTCATCTAATCCATCTTTACAGAAATAGATGTGTAAGTTACCATCACCCACGTGGCCAAAATAAGGAATACGAATACCTACTAGTTCGCTTACTTCTCTCGTATATTCAAGGTAATCGCTAATTCTTGCACGAGGTAATACGACGTCAATTTCATCGATTTCACTTGAACTAGGGAACCTCTGATC
Above is a genomic segment from Dehalococcoidia bacterium containing:
- a CDS encoding FAD-linked oxidase C-terminal domain-containing protein, translating into MDVVLPRARISDYLEYTREVSELVGIRIPYFGHVGDGNLHIYFCKDGLDENTWHDKVKQGFDLMYNKAFEFGGLVSGEHGIGYAKKEYMVRLLGEKQIELMKGIENVFDPKRIMNPNKVI
- a CDS encoding ISNCY family transposase codes for the protein MEGLTLTQKEQGRLQTLNLVLEGWMGVGEAAYVLGLSERHTWRILAEYRRVGAMALSHGNRGRRPSNATSPVVQSKIVALARERYQGVNHTHLTELLEEREGLVLSRSTVRRLLVEAGLSSPRQRRTGRHRCRRARMPQEGMLLQVDGSHHRWLEDRGPEFTLLVAVDDATGTVPYALFQDEEDTAGYFRLMTGVIQRCGIPLALYSDRHIVFRRPCPADDMPESSHANNRKPTQFGRAMQELGITQVFARSPEAKGRVERTNGTFQDRLVTELRLAGANTLVEANSVLQSFLPRYNSRFGVPAAQAQPAYRPVDPGLDIDGVLCIKEQRRVARDNTVQYHGQNLQLFPGADRPSYAGSLVEVQERLEGRLMVSCKGEILTPQEAPPLASQLRASIDAYYANGGWAKLAEDLLHDPNPPKRFQPSKKHVGRGWEPSWYDNEDRKRTHRELVQAGMERARLQGKHIGRPRVIDQEGFLQRLQTTVNRIAEGVISRRQAARELGIGYATLKRLLDANFDSLQEKQDQDDGQHSMTAQSAPEETPNGIPVTLLTKSLNT
- a CDS encoding transposase, translating into MAKKGKGKEARLCFAGHVLMENRNGLVVDVTMTQATGTAEREAAIEMLDKAGQSRRVTVGADKNYDTADFVTKCREMNITPHVSRRQTSIVDGRTTRHAGYLISQRIRKRVEEIFGWVKTVGGGRKLRYKGVQRNQLWWEFTAAAYNLLRIAKLAPVASAGG
- a CDS encoding ATP-binding protein, producing YELIISRHHRASFVITSNRAVEEWLSLFDDPILGNSALDRLANASYQIVVEGTSYRQRLSPHRREVLTP